CTAATAATGTAAGTGTTGCGTGATTAAAATGACCGAAGGTGGATGAATACTCACCACAGAGTCCAGTGAGAGGGCTTGAGAGGTGAGACAAGCAGACAGCCCCTATGATTGGCTTGAATGGATGTTAAGTGGAGACAGGTTGCTAAATGATGTGAAGTGTCCGGGCAGGATGCTCCCGCTCCTGctgatcctgctgctgctgctgctgctgcagtcctcctcctcttcttcactctgtctctctcagtgATGCTCTGCGCGGCGCATTGAACGCGTGGGACAGTCCCGAAGACTTGATCCCCTCGGTGACTGATAGGCAACACATTCTTCTCTTATTGAGCGCTACGAGGGGAATAAAAAAGGGATTTGCTGCTCtcatctccctctgttttttttcgGAGCCCTTTCAATAGGATTGGAGGGAGGGATAGTTAATGCTCTTCATAGGGCGCACAATGAATAAGGAAACACAACTGGgcagaaaagagaaaggaagagaaaaaaaaaaaacgagggcAATCCACAGTGTTGCGCATATTAGGCTACTGGTGGAATCTCACGGTCATCTCATCACAGAATCGATTCCATGCAAATGTGTGCGGCGGCTGAGAGTAGTTTCCCCCCTCTTGCTTCCATGCACATCCAGTCCTGCGTGCGTAAAGCAGAAGTGCCCCGGGAGCAGTGATGTGTTGGTGCAGATGCTGCTGTGGGTGCGCCCGGGGTTTGGTGCTCCGCCGCTGCTCAAAGTTGGTGTCACGGTGCAATACAGTTACAGAGGAATATGAGCCATCTAAAACTGGCCTTTTTTACCCGGTGGTTGGAATAGCCCACTCCCTAAccgcatctcctcctcctttctgctAACGCGCTCtgaaaatgtgcagtgactAATAGCTTCTCTTTTCCGTTTGAGACTGATCCTACTGActacacactttttaaaaaacattattttactcATCATATCTCTAATGTTGTTAATACTTATGTATTATATTGTGCCTTTGTGACTGTGTCTCTATATATTCAGATACAAATTTGCAGGGGCCCAATAAACAAAACTATTATCACCAGTCTTTACAGACCAAgacgcgcgcgcgcacacgcacaacAACTCTTGAATGCAGAAATTAACCACAATAAGCTCTCAGTTGTCCTATAACTCACACATGCCTGCTGGgctagaattttttttttttctgaaacgcGGGAGAGATTAAATACGGTCTCCAATCAGAAGTTTGATGTATGATGAGCAGGAAAAGATGGGGGACGAGTCAGAATAAAAACCATTCCAAACATCTGGCCTGCAGACCTCCCTCGACGCACATGTAGCCCAGTGTAATCACAGCTTGAGCCACTTTGCGGCATCTCCATCTATAAGCCCCAGACTAGGAGAGCAGTGTGCGTAAATGTCCCCAaaactcctccatgttggttCTCGGGTGAAATGTTTCATTATGTGACATTTATCTGCTAATTTGCATGTCCCACATTAGTCACTGCAGCGGTTTGCACGTTAAATAAtctccctcccccttcctcGCCATCTCTCTCGCTTTCCCTGATGACAGTAAAAGGAAGTGggcttttgtaaaaaaaaaaaagaggctttaATGACAGCCGCCCTACGTTTATACTCCAGTCTTATATGAAGGTGCTCAAACGGGCTTCCTGGAGCAGTCATGCGACACCGAGCAGATTAAAGCCTCAATCCGGATAAAGGGGGCCTTTTATATACAAATCAACTTCAAATCACTTTTTAAGCCACTTAGATATACACGCCAAGCCAGAATGCTAATGCACTTTTCATTGCTGCAGCTTAGGGAATGGAAGGAGATTAGATGAATTGGTGTCACTGTGCGAACCGTGTTTGAGGGGGGTTTTAACTTAATTTTATGAAAGTAACCCACATTCTGCTTATCGGTCCCAACAGCAGCGCCTGTCATTGTTGGAGATTTGTTCGAGAAATCCCAATTAATTCGTTGGATAATAAACATTGTTACTGATGACCTGTGGATTCAGTAGCTGCGCATATTGCGCGTATTAACTGAGATCAATATGCTGATTGATTTGATGCGGAGCTGCCACATCCTCATCAACGTCCGTGCAGAAAGGCCTGAGCATCTGGTTCCACAGGCCTGGTCGTTACCGAGCATGACAAACGAATTTAAATATAGGCCATAATTAATATAATCACTTTTATTATGCGTAAAAGTCATTAAAACTCAATTCCCGTAACGCAGCATACTCATTTTAACGAATCCACAACTGTAACTTGCAAATAGTTTTCGTGGGAGCGTGTGACACCACAATTTGATTAATAATCACACAAAAATCCTGTCTCTCCCCTGATTTATGAATAGAATTTTATACCCTGAAATAAAGACTTTGGCGTGACAAAGTGAAGTTGtttcaaacacaacaatgaagAACAGCCGCTGTGGTGGAggtgggaggatggaggggaggaaggaggggagggggggaccACATGACTTAAAAAACAGTATTGTTGCAGGGTCTGTTAGCGGAGCCGcctgcctgctgctgcctccctgTCGTACAGTGGAACCGGCCGCTCTACCCTCCCCCCATTCATCATTAAACTCACCCCTCTATGAACAAAAATCTTCTGTTGACTTTCCATATTTCATTTTGCGGAGCGTTTCTTTTGTTCTTGGTCCCCAAAGATCTATGCCACACAGTCTACAGCCGCCCAcccaaacaacacaaatcagcaataaaaacatttaggtAACAGTGTCTTATTAATATTTTGCAGTATTTTAAATTAACCACAGAAGCTGAGACACGATGTGTGAACGGTTATTGAAAGTGGTGCCCGTGCGTAAAAGTTTGGAGACGTCTTTTTACGCATGGACCAGCGACCACgtttagaaaataataaaacgATCAACTGTTGATCCGCCTTTGATATTGGCCAATATTTTGCAAACAGTCGCCTGTGGAGgcatctcctcccctcccctctgtctctcccccctcccGTTTACTCTCGCCCCCGAGCTCCTCTGTTCTCCGTCTTCACTCTTCGGTCGTTTGGCGGTGCATCGATAATACTCCACTCGTCTTCTTCTTGCCCCCATATATTCTTTTCCGGTCCAGGACTTCATCACGAGTGGTTTAATGTCACGTCTCGAAAGACGCTTAACAAAATGGAGCTATCAAACAAACTCCGTTGGGACCAGTTCTTGATTTTGGCAGCAGCACTTATGTCACCTGCATTAACGTAAGTGCACTTGAGAGCGCCCAGGAGAGCTGGTGGTACATGCGGGGGTCCGGCTGCGTGGATTTCGGAGTTAGTGAAGTTTActgtgatgtgtgatttaaacCAACATTTTACAGGTTCAGTTGAGAAGTGAAACATCTGTCATCTGGGATTCAATGTTTGCTGATTTTGTTGCCTTTGACAAGTTCGAACTGTGCCATACAGAATTCATCCTGAGTCCCACTGTTGTTATTTCTCCTGAACATGTATTTGTCTATTTACTTTCTGCTTTTGGGACTGCTCGGCTGAATGATCTGTTTAGCATTatattttttccagattcaAGCAACATCAGTAGACACACAAATACGTGTGCAAATGATTAACACGTTTTATTGCCAAGTGTATCCAGCAAATCCCTTGGAGGTGAGATTGATCCAACGAGATTCGTCGCATATCCTTCTTAAATCAGACtggtttttcagattttcttaaCTTTCCAAATCCCCACACATTGCTGTGGATTTGACTGATGAACTCCTGACCACCCCTGACTATCCATCAaccacctctccctccctctctctctgcagggtgCTGTGTAATGATATCCTCAGCCTGAAGGTGGCAGGAGATCCAGTGCTAACCCCCAACTCCGTGTGCCTGAGGCTGGCAGGCCTCAGTAAGCGTCAGATGCGGATGTGTGTGCGGAGTCCCGACGTGACAGCCTCCGCGCTGCAGGGCATCCAGGTGGCCATCCACGAGTGTCAGCACCAGTTCAGGGACCAACGGTGGAACTGCTCCTCGTTGGAGGGCCTCGGCAAGGTGCCCCACCACAACACCATCCTCAACAGGGGTGAGAGTCCTAGGAAAGCTAATGGTGGTCAAAATGTTACCTGGGGTTTGTGAAGGAAATGTTCATCCTAGTGTAGAgagtaaatattatattatgcATGACATTTACGCACAGTCTCTGGACGATTTTAGAGCTACTTTGTTGACCATTTTCAACTCCTGCTCCCAGGTTACCGCGAGAGTGCCTTCTCCCTGGCCTTACTGGCAGCGGGTGTGGCTCACTCTGTGGCCACGGCCTGCAGCATGGGCAAGCTGCGGGGGTGCGGCTGCGAGGCCAAGCGTCGCCAGGACGATGACAAGATCCGActgaaactcacacagctgcagctgcagacccTGCAGAAGGGCGGGGTAGGCATCGGCATGACACGGTCATTACCCCTGGAGTTAAACGGTCGCCATGGTGAACTGCCCGCTAACCTGCGCTCCACCCACCCCTCCGCCCTGCTCAAGCCTTTACCAGATGAGCTGAGCCCCATGCAGGAGACCTGGGAGTGGGGGGGCTGCAGCCATGACGTCCGCTTTGGGGAAAGGTTCTCCAGAGACTGGCTGGACTCCAGCGGGTCTCCAAGAGATATCCACGCTCGCATGAGGATACATAACAACCGGGTGGGAAGACAGGTGAATGATGTGCTTATCTACAGTGTACTCAGTGCTCCTCAGAAAGCAGACTCACTGTTCACTGGCATTTATAATCAAAAaggtcatttctttttttgctgaCATCACTTACCtttctccacacagacagtgaaTGACAACATGAAGAGGAAGTGCAAATGTCATGGCACATCCGGGAGCTGTCAGTTTAAGACCTGCTGGCACGTGTCTCCAGAGTTCCGGCTTGTGGGTTCT
The sequence above is drawn from the Hippoglossus hippoglossus isolate fHipHip1 chromosome 7, fHipHip1.pri, whole genome shotgun sequence genome and encodes:
- the wnt10b gene encoding protein Wnt-10b, which produces MELSNKLRWDQFLILAAALMSPALTVLCNDILSLKVAGDPVLTPNSVCLRLAGLSKRQMRMCVRSPDVTASALQGIQVAIHECQHQFRDQRWNCSSLEGLGKVPHHNTILNRGYRESAFSLALLAAGVAHSVATACSMGKLRGCGCEAKRRQDDDKIRLKLTQLQLQTLQKGGVGIGMTRSLPLELNGRHGELPANLRSTHPSALLKPLPDELSPMQETWEWGGCSHDVRFGERFSRDWLDSSGSPRDIHARMRIHNNRVGRQTVNDNMKRKCKCHGTSGSCQFKTCWHVSPEFRLVGSLLKEKFLSAIFVNSQNKNNGVFNPRTGNGAGRSTGGLNGGHRRSMSRELVYFEKSPDFCERDASVDSPGTQGRICNKTSYNTDSCSSLCCGRGHNILKQTRSERCNCRFHWCCYVLCEECRLTDWVNVCK